The following proteins are co-located in the Cryptococcus neoformans var. neoformans B-3501A chromosome 12, whole genome shotgun sequence genome:
- a CDS encoding hypothetical protein (HMMPfam hit to zf-C2H2, Zinc finger, C2H2 type, score: 53.2, E(): 7.3e-13): MSFAAPDDRAYYNYSRAPGSAHGPGHESTSPDQRLPSSHGYNKGASAPNESPNQVYHPEMAGPPGSSHSYPPQPMTPLTGSSAYPPQHPPSGSYYLPPQQQQQQQSEQPIPSPPSSSNRPPSATGYTPDGQPIIPVGVSGGKMFRCRGYGDCDKVFTRSEHLARHVRKHTGERPFPCHCGKAFSRLDNLRQHAATVHAEQAQLNETMLASLAPIHAALSQRASREQRRRGEVVEVPKGAVERRRETRKAQAAQAAAAAQAAATNGHSQQNSPYAQYHESQWNAPPHPRPRTNGGYDYPYVPEHSLNDDAGPSRRPSSSAGYGYQQGYYDSARPPTAPGSGSSGESITGLPYPYRPMSASGRELPVPAHYSESEPPAPAHGPPPQSPMYGNVPPAQQQPPNWSSPPGHGTYPPHDTAAYPPPPEGYYPPAHAAHGSYPPREDVYEYHPPGWQGQYPPAAANGGPYAQGYGTGAPPTAPPPHESPFQYNVPNPGAEGYPYQNYDSRKRRAEDDFGKDDRKHPRPSSSSNSQLPDSSTPAHANGAHGAPHPHPHPGAAPGNGAMDPPRPHDPNWLPATTERRGSLAISALLGSPPKAVRSRPSTADGGTAGAHGYESYHYDPHGQVSDDQQTDGDKEREEKGEVKKHGDKKKL, encoded by the exons ATGAGCTTCGCAGCTCCCGACGACCGAGCATATTATAACTACTCCCGTGCGCCAGGCTCCGCTCACGGTCCCGGTCACGAATCTACTTCGCCTGATCAGAGActtccttcatctcatGGTTACAACAAGGGTGCATCCGCACCTAACGAATCACCTAATCAAGTATACCATCCCGAAATGGCAGGTCCTCCTGGTTCTTCCCATAGTtatcctcctcaacctaTGACGCCACTCACTGGCTCTAGCGCTTATCCACCccaacatcctccttctggtAGTTACTATCTGCCCCcgcagcaacagcaacaacaacaatcgGAACAACCTattccttcccctcctaGCAGCTCTAACCGACCTCCTTCAGCTACTGGTTATACTCCCGATGGGCAGCCTATCATCCCCGTAGGTGTGTCTGGTGGCAAAATGTTTAGGTGCAGAGGTTACGGTGATTGTGACAAGGTCTTTACAAGAAGTGAGCATTTGGCAAGGCATGTGAG AAAACATACCGGTGAACGTCCTTTCCCTTGTCACTGTGGCAAAGCATTCTCCAGGCTCGACAACCTACGTCAGCACGCTGCTACCGTCCACGCTGAACAGGCTCAGCTGAATGAAACCATGCTTGCTTCTCTCGCGCCTATCCACGCTGCCCTTTCTCAGCGTGCTAGCAGAGAACAACGACGAAGAGGTGAAGTTGTCGAGGTGCCTAAGGGTGCAGTCGAACGACGTCGCGAGACCCGCAAAGCCCAAGCCGCTCAAGCCGCCGCCGCTGCCCAAGCTGCTGCTACAAATGGCCACAGCCAGCAAAACTCTCCTTACGCTCAGTACCACGAATCTCAGTGGAATGCCCcccctcatcctcgaccCAGGACTAATGGCGGGTATGATTACCCTTATGTACCTGAGCATAGTCTTAATGACGATGCTGGACCATCAAGGAGACCCAGTTCGTCTGCGGGCTATGGCTACCAACAGGGCTACTATGACTCTGCTCGACCTCCTACTGCCCCTGGGTCTGGTTCTTCTGGCGAGTCGATAACTGGGTTGCCTTACCCCTACCGACCCATGTCTGCTTCTGGCCGTGAACTCCCCGTTCCTGCGCATTATTCCGAGTCTGAgcctcctgctcctgcccACGGCCCTCCTCCCCAGTCACCAATGTACGGCAACGTCCCTCCTGCTCAACAACAGCCTCCCAACTGGTCTTCTCCTCCGGGACACGGTACCTACCCTCCTCACGACACCGCTGCataccctcctcctcccgaAGGCTATTACCCTCCTGCACATGCTGCTCACGGCTCATATCCTCCTAGGGAAGACGTGTACGAGTACCATCCTCCAGGTTGGCAGGGCCAGTACCCTCCTGCGGCGGCTAATGGCGGACCCTACGCTCAGGGATACGGCACCGGTGCACCCCCAActgctcctccacctcacGAGTCTCCCTTCCAATACAACGTTCCCAATCCAGGCGCTGAGGGTTACCCATATCAAAACTACGACTCCCGCAAGCGTCGCGCGGAAGATGACTTTGGCAAGGATGACCGTAAACACCCCcggccatcatcatcttctaaCTCTCAACTACCCGATAGTTCCACCCCTGCTCACGCGAACGGCGCGCACGGtgctcctcatcctcaccctcatccCGGTGCGGCACCAGGTAATGGAGCCATGGACCCTCCACGCCCGCATGATCCCAACTGGTTGCCTGCCACTACGGAGAGAAGGGGTAGTTTGGCGATCTCCGCGTTGTTAGGTAGTCCTCCCAAGGCGGTGAGGAGTAGACCCTCGACAGCTGATGGCGGTACGGCGGGTGCGCACGGGTACGAAAGTTATCATTATGACCCCCATGGTCAGGTATCCGATGATCAACAGACAGATGGGGacaaggagagggaagagaagggggaAGTGAAGAAACATGGTgataagaagaagctgtaa